One part of the Vicinamibacterales bacterium genome encodes these proteins:
- a CDS encoding AAA family ATPase, translated as MAPENGRPRPGGAGELPVWFPVWASQLADLFFSGTTAAFVLHGNTYDLFRIDGEDAAPASPGTGSAEPDGGRYGVLAEFLAEQVFGRWSLVLHYDLGRGLRAFAGRDEKRLKQMVTLANRKVGDLSALPKEPAAAFAVLDRFVRANIMAAEDDRLSLAVVMDHASYVFPSGEPGRLNMQASSHLVTMLNWAMSPHVKRMNMAFVLIDEKKSDLSERLIGNPHVAAIEVPLPDERARASFVSAATAGTPIGAFSDFTAAELAKLTAGISLTDLNVLLQSARESGRRLDAAAFRALKKRLLERQCQGLLEFIEPKWTLDTVVGHEAAKTRLREDAALLARGALDSLPMGYLLCGPVGTGKSFLAQCVSGEIGVPCVMLKNFRSKYVGETEGNLERVLAVLRAMGPVVVVVDEADAALGSREQEGDSGTSSRVFAMIASQMGDSRYRGQIIWMLLTARPDLLPIDLKRQGRAEVHIPLFYPTDEAEIRQMFVILAKKLGSRIAVEDVPSIPQRGHLSGADIEGMVGRALRASILAGADHVTKEALATVVAEFMPSTQGLERELQETAAILECTDRQFLPPAMLQKTDAAGGRAGLQERLTALKQLVRNL; from the coding sequence TCCGGGACGACGGCGGCGTTCGTCCTGCACGGCAATACCTACGATCTCTTCCGCATCGACGGCGAGGATGCCGCACCGGCGTCGCCCGGCACAGGGAGCGCCGAGCCTGACGGAGGGCGCTACGGCGTCCTGGCCGAGTTCCTGGCCGAACAGGTCTTCGGGCGATGGTCGCTGGTCCTCCACTACGACCTCGGACGGGGACTGCGTGCCTTCGCCGGCCGGGACGAGAAACGGCTGAAGCAGATGGTGACGCTGGCCAATCGTAAGGTCGGCGATCTCAGCGCGCTGCCGAAGGAGCCCGCGGCGGCGTTCGCGGTGCTCGATCGGTTCGTCCGCGCCAACATCATGGCTGCCGAGGACGATCGTCTCAGTCTCGCGGTGGTCATGGACCACGCCTCTTACGTCTTCCCGTCAGGGGAGCCGGGACGGCTGAACATGCAGGCCTCGTCGCACCTGGTGACGATGCTGAACTGGGCGATGAGTCCGCACGTAAAGCGGATGAACATGGCGTTCGTCCTGATCGACGAGAAGAAGTCCGACCTGAGCGAGCGTCTCATCGGCAATCCGCACGTCGCGGCGATCGAAGTGCCGCTGCCGGACGAGCGGGCGCGCGCATCGTTCGTCAGCGCCGCTACCGCAGGGACGCCGATCGGGGCGTTCTCCGATTTCACGGCCGCGGAGCTGGCGAAGCTCACCGCGGGCATCTCGCTCACCGACCTGAACGTGCTGCTCCAGTCGGCGCGCGAGAGCGGCCGGCGTCTCGACGCCGCCGCGTTCCGTGCGCTGAAGAAGCGGCTGCTCGAGCGCCAATGCCAGGGGCTGCTCGAGTTCATCGAGCCGAAATGGACGCTCGACACCGTCGTCGGTCACGAGGCGGCGAAGACGCGGCTGCGGGAGGACGCGGCGCTGCTCGCGCGCGGCGCGCTCGACAGCCTGCCGATGGGATATCTGCTGTGCGGCCCCGTCGGCACCGGAAAATCGTTCCTCGCGCAGTGCGTCAGCGGCGAAATCGGCGTGCCGTGCGTGATGCTGAAGAACTTCCGGTCCAAGTACGTCGGCGAGACCGAAGGGAACCTCGAGCGCGTGCTCGCGGTGCTGCGCGCGATGGGGCCGGTCGTGGTCGTCGTCGACGAGGCGGACGCGGCGCTCGGCAGCCGGGAGCAGGAGGGGGACTCCGGCACGTCGAGCCGCGTGTTCGCGATGATCGCCTCGCAGATGGGGGACTCGCGGTATCGCGGACAGATCATCTGGATGCTGCTCACCGCGCGCCCCGACCTGCTGCCGATCGATCTCAAGCGCCAGGGGCGCGCCGAAGTGCACATCCCGCTGTTCTATCCGACCGACGAGGCCGAGATCCGCCAGATGTTCGTGATCCTGGCGAAGAAGCTCGGATCGCGGATCGCCGTCGAGGACGTTCCGTCCATCCCGCAGCGCGGCCATCTCTCCGGCGCCGATATCGAAGGGATGGTCGGCCGCGCGCTGCGCGCGTCGATCCTGGCCGGCGCGGACCACGTCACGAAGGAGGCGCTCGCCACCGTCGTGGCGGAGTTCATGCCGTCCACGCAGGGATTGGAGCGGGAGCTGCAGGAGACAGCGGCCATTCTCGAGTGCACGGATCGGCAGTTCCTGCCGCCCGCCATGCTCCAGAAGACCGACGCGGCCGGCGGCCGCGCCGGGCTGCAGGAGCGGCTGACCGCACTCAAACAACTCGTCCGGAATCTGTAG
- a CDS encoding VCBS repeat-containing protein yields MSVARCSIPFIAFALLPWTASAQPLTFQRDDHTSTASARGIASADFNRDGWLDIVTAHNNPDGISVLMNRGSAGGYDSSFIPLPGGPFDVAAADVNKDGAPDVAVANADRDAIDLLYNDGTGRLQWKLSAGGVMNPRGVTIADVDRDGNPDLVFTEFTNARVGIAFGDGAGSFGGPRPVIFLGVSANPQGVAVADFNLDGRPDLVTVSSGTFNIGVTFHFADAAPGAFTRWDVQGTPALNVVALGDFDKDGRPDVAAAGSATSNITTLVNTRAGFSIRTFPSGGSSPRGIAAADLNRDGAPDLVTAARGSNAVQVAPGDGAGRFGAPVSVAAGTGSRAVAVGDFDRDGRIDIATANEYVAAATVLSNVTAFPQAAFKFRRQWLGPGDHNSSGADDVAIADFDHDGRLDAVSEEGLHVRFGNGSDLRLGEYGVDVVELDANRDGHPDIVSVSQGSSISGPSRLGVFMGDGRGNFPGRRTVATSLHALSIETADLNLDGRADIVLVGQTEWSGPTRIHLFAGDGNGGFALAADYPADEFPFTLRIGDVDRDGDPDLVTAGNRGASRAARVVTRLNDRNWTLSAPRETAAPALLGISYSDLGDLNHDGFLDVVVAGSSVDWQSQEDVAVMLGGPAGFGSPAYLKITGYSLGLSIADFTADGHLDAMTHAGVLFKGRGDGTFEAEERFDFYAPGEVADFNGDGLPDLVGGSNHGAVELILNQRGSDNAAPTVSLTANIGPGLTLPYSGQFGDGGSQNEIWAHGDDPDLHQLRYTFRDARGEFDSGTFPFFWPRYLMEPGQHEVFVEVSDGRGGTATGSIVITILPEKEIVLHVGAAGWDTTARGNWGVVDDPSAASGKALHDLNAGLPKVTSPSPAPANYVDVGFAADSTQTYKLWVRLKADGNAWSNDSLWLQLTNAVDSAGRSIAPGTSAGIEVNLEECSGCGVSGWGWRDEAWGQRDAIGTLTVRFTRSGWQRLRIQTREDGVSVDQVVLSSEQYRTTRPGAAKNDATILPPRFYW; encoded by the coding sequence ATGTCTGTCGCGCGTTGCTCGATTCCCTTCATCGCGTTCGCGCTGCTTCCATGGACCGCGTCGGCTCAGCCGCTCACTTTTCAGCGTGACGATCACACATCGACGGCAAGCGCACGAGGGATCGCCAGCGCGGACTTCAATCGCGACGGCTGGCTCGACATCGTGACCGCGCACAACAATCCGGACGGCATCTCCGTGCTGATGAACCGCGGGAGCGCCGGCGGCTACGACTCGTCGTTCATCCCGCTGCCCGGCGGCCCGTTCGACGTCGCGGCCGCCGACGTCAACAAGGACGGCGCGCCCGACGTGGCGGTGGCCAACGCCGACCGCGACGCGATCGACCTGCTCTACAACGATGGCACCGGACGGTTGCAGTGGAAGCTGTCGGCAGGCGGCGTCATGAATCCGCGGGGGGTGACGATCGCCGACGTCGACCGGGACGGCAATCCCGATCTGGTGTTCACGGAGTTCACCAACGCGCGCGTGGGCATCGCGTTCGGCGATGGTGCGGGCTCGTTCGGCGGTCCGCGTCCGGTGATCTTCCTCGGCGTCTCCGCCAATCCGCAGGGCGTCGCCGTCGCCGACTTCAACCTCGACGGGCGGCCCGACCTCGTCACGGTGTCGAGCGGCACCTTCAACATCGGCGTGACGTTCCATTTCGCGGACGCCGCCCCGGGCGCGTTCACGCGCTGGGACGTCCAGGGAACGCCGGCGCTGAACGTCGTCGCGCTCGGCGACTTCGACAAGGATGGACGGCCTGACGTCGCCGCCGCCGGATCGGCAACGAGCAACATCACCACCCTCGTCAACACGCGCGCCGGGTTCTCGATCCGCACGTTCCCGAGCGGCGGCAGCTCGCCCCGCGGCATCGCGGCGGCCGATCTGAATCGCGACGGGGCGCCGGACCTGGTGACAGCTGCGCGCGGATCCAACGCCGTGCAGGTCGCGCCTGGCGACGGCGCCGGACGATTTGGCGCGCCGGTCAGCGTGGCCGCCGGCACCGGCAGCCGCGCGGTTGCCGTCGGGGATTTCGATCGCGACGGACGCATCGACATCGCCACCGCCAACGAGTACGTAGCGGCGGCCACCGTGCTGTCGAACGTGACCGCGTTCCCGCAGGCGGCGTTCAAGTTCCGCCGGCAGTGGCTGGGACCCGGCGACCACAACTCCTCGGGCGCCGACGACGTCGCGATCGCGGACTTCGATCACGACGGCCGGCTCGATGCCGTGAGCGAGGAGGGCTTGCACGTCCGGTTCGGCAACGGCAGCGACCTGCGGCTGGGGGAATACGGCGTCGATGTGGTGGAGTTGGACGCCAATCGTGACGGGCATCCGGACATCGTCTCCGTGTCGCAAGGGTCGAGCATCAGCGGGCCGAGCCGCCTCGGCGTCTTCATGGGCGATGGGCGCGGCAATTTCCCGGGACGGCGCACGGTCGCGACCTCGCTGCACGCGCTGAGCATCGAAACCGCGGACCTCAATCTCGACGGCCGCGCCGACATCGTCCTGGTCGGCCAGACGGAGTGGTCGGGACCGACGCGGATCCACCTGTTCGCCGGCGACGGGAACGGCGGGTTCGCCCTCGCGGCGGATTATCCGGCCGACGAGTTTCCGTTCACGCTGAGGATCGGCGATGTCGACCGCGACGGCGATCCGGATCTCGTGACCGCGGGCAATCGCGGCGCGTCGCGCGCGGCGCGCGTGGTGACCCGTCTCAACGATCGCAACTGGACCCTGAGCGCGCCTCGCGAGACGGCCGCGCCCGCGTTGCTCGGCATCAGCTACAGCGATCTCGGCGACCTCAATCACGACGGCTTCCTCGACGTCGTCGTCGCCGGATCATCGGTCGACTGGCAAAGCCAGGAGGACGTCGCGGTGATGCTGGGCGGCCCGGCGGGCTTCGGCTCCCCCGCCTACCTGAAGATCACGGGATACAGCCTGGGCCTCTCGATCGCCGATTTCACGGCCGACGGGCACCTCGATGCGATGACGCACGCAGGCGTCCTGTTCAAGGGACGCGGCGACGGGACGTTCGAGGCCGAGGAGAGGTTCGACTTCTACGCACCGGGGGAGGTGGCCGACTTCAACGGCGACGGGCTGCCGGATCTGGTTGGCGGATCCAACCATGGCGCCGTCGAGTTGATCCTGAACCAGAGAGGCAGCGACAACGCAGCGCCGACGGTCAGCCTGACCGCCAACATCGGACCCGGCCTCACCCTGCCGTACAGCGGACAGTTCGGCGACGGCGGAAGTCAGAACGAGATCTGGGCGCACGGCGACGATCCGGATCTGCACCAGTTGAGATACACGTTCCGCGATGCGCGCGGCGAATTCGACAGCGGGACGTTTCCGTTCTTCTGGCCGCGATATCTGATGGAGCCGGGGCAGCACGAGGTGTTCGTCGAGGTCAGCGACGGACGCGGCGGCACGGCCACTGGATCGATCGTGATCACGATCCTGCCGGAGAAAGAGATCGTCCTCCACGTCGGCGCCGCCGGATGGGACACGACCGCACGGGGCAACTGGGGGGTGGTTGACGATCCGTCGGCCGCGAGCGGCAAGGCGCTGCACGATCTGAACGCCGGACTGCCCAAGGTCACCAGCCCGAGCCCGGCGCCGGCGAACTACGTCGACGTCGGCTTCGCCGCGGACTCGACGCAGACCTACAAGCTGTGGGTACGGCTGAAGGCCGACGGCAATGCCTGGTCGAACGATTCGCTCTGGCTGCAGTTGACCAATGCGGTGGATTCGGCCGGCCGTTCGATCGCACCGGGGACCTCCGCCGGCATCGAAGTCAACCTGGAAGAGTGCTCCGGCTGCGGCGTCTCGGGCTGGGGCTGGCGCGACGAGGCGTGGGGGCAGCGCGACGCGATCGGCACGCTGACGGTGCGGTTCACCAGGAGCGGCTGGCAGCGGCTGCGCATCCAGACGCGAGAAGACGGCGTGTCGGTCGACCAGGTGGTGCTGTCATCCGAGCAGTACCGGACGACGCGGCCGGGCGCAGCGAAGAACGACGCGACGATCCTGCCGCCGAGGTTCTACTGGTAA